Part of the Microcoleus sp. AS-A8 genome, AGCAACAGTACAAGCTCTCCCGCAAATTATTACCAAACTTACACAGCAGGGATACAAGTTTGTGACTATCCCCCAACTGCTGAAAATGACAGACCCAAAAAAGTCGGAAGTAATCGCGAAAAAAGATTGGTCTTCGAGTTTTCTAACTCAACCCTAGTTTATTCCTTTACCTTTACACAATTTTTACTAACGGTGATCGATATAAAAATGCACTCAGCTAGATAAGTAATCTGAGGCAATGGCAAGCTCCAAAAGACGTAATTTAGAGAAGTCATCAATAGTTATTATTTATGCAACATTTCTCATTGCTGTTAATAGTGACGCGGCGATTGTTGGTGAGTTAAGATCCCGTAGATTGAATTGAATTCCTGAATTTATCAGCTAAAAAATTTACTTCGGCTGAAAATTTTTTGATTTTATCAACAGGAACAATTAAGAGAAGTAAACGTCTATTTAGATAGTTTGGCGTTTGGTGTGGGATTAATGAATTTGAGTCTTATTGCATCAAAGAGTGGGCTGATTTTGGCAGTAGTGGGAATTGTCTTAACCGAGATGACCGCAGGTATTTCGGCTTCTGTAGCTTCCCCAACTAATGCTTCGTCGATGAAGTTTTCTGGTCAAGAAGAAAGCGTTGAGCTAGCACAACAGTTATCTGTTAGCCAAATGACGAAAGATAAGGAGGAGAAAACAGATAAAGATGACGATGATGACAAGGACGACGATGATGAGAATGAGTCGATGGCACAAGAGTGCAGTTGCAAGGATGCCGTCTTCAAGGATGTTTCTCAAAAGACTGGAGTTGAATCATCGAAACTCCGAATTGTCAAAGTAGAAAAAGAAACCTGGTCGGATGGCTGTTTGGGTCTGGGCGACTCCAACAGCATGTGTACTCAATCGATGGTTCCAGGTTGGCGGGTAATTGTCGCTAGCGGCTCCCAAAGCTGGGTTTATCGCACCAATTTAGCGGGTACTGTAGCCAAGTGGGATGAAGTCGCAACTCAAACTCTTGCCAGTAGCCAGACAACAACGCAAACAACCAGCCGGCAAGAGGTGATCACCCGTACCAGTGAGACGATGCAATCCGTCACGGGTGGCAGCAACCAAAGTAGCAGCCAAAGCTCTCAAGCCGAGGGTAGCACCCAGATGAGCGAGGGTGTCAGCACCGAAACACAGCAGCAGCAGACAAGCATGGCTCGCCGTAGCTCTCAAGTCAGCTTTAGCGATATATCCGAAAGTTACTGGGCGAGAGGTTTCATTATGGAACTGGCTCAGCGAGGTATTCTGACTGGATTTCCTGATGGTAAATTTTATCCAGATAAACCCGTAACTCGCGGCGAGTTTGCCGCGTTGCTTGCCTCCGTTTTTAAGAAGACTAAAGTTCGCGATGCGATGAGTTTTCGGGATGTCTCAGCTAGCTACTGGGCTTACGAGGGTATCCGGGAGGCTTATGAGATGGGCTTTTTAGGCGCTGCTTCTGGCAGTCAATTCAAACCCTACCAAAGCCTAACTCGTCTGCAAATTTTAACGGCGTTGACGAAGGGGCTAAACTATACCTCATCGAGTAGTTCCATCGAGCAAATTTTGGCGGTTTATCGCGATGCCGGCGCGATCCCTGCTGAGGCTCGCAGCTTAGTTGCAGCAGCAACAGAGCGGGGCATTGTAGTGAACTATCCTAATAGCAACACTTGCAGTCCTAACAAGGTGGCAACGCGAGCCGAAGTCGCGGCATTTCTCTACCAGGCGATGGTTAATAATGGCGAGGCGACGGAAATTTCGTCGCCCTATATCGTCGGCAAAGAAACCAAATTCAGGGAAGCCGGGGAAATGAGGGAAGTGGGTGGAAGCGATCGCGAAAAACCCCGCCGTCAAAACTGCAACCAAGGCATTGGCAATGGAGCAGAAGGCTGTGATCCTGGTAACTCAAGTCCTCGCGGGGGTAGTAATGATGAAGGTGGACGGACGCCGGGAAATCGCCCACGATAATTAGTTCGTTTCGTTCCCCTAGATGGGTGCATAAAAGTCGATACTTCAACCGATAAGTCAGTAATTGAGTATCCTTTGATTTTGACCCCACTGGCTAGCGCAGCTCAGTGGGGTTTTTTCATTAAATTTTTTGAGAGTCTTGTCCTATTAGCTGGAGAAGCATTGACAAGAAAAGCCCAGCAGTGAGCTGCTGGGCATCATGGCTTGTAGCAAATGCACCAACGAACTTAATACCCTGTTATGGGCTGTAGCCGACTGAGGGGAGGTTCACTCCCCCTTATCACCCGTCAAGAAACCTCAGGGGAGTGGGGAAAAAGTCTGCTATCTTTGACTGCAACTGGGTATAACCCTGATGTCTGCCAAAGATGAATTGATTGTAATCATTAATTACTTCTACCCATCGGGTCATTTTTGCCCTTCACTTCTGTAATTGGAGGGGATTGGTTAAAATTAGCACCGGCTGCCATGTCATCATCGATAAAAAAAGTGACATGCACAGGGCCATAACGCTCTCGAATGACAGTTTCAATGCGTTCAGCAATTAAAGGCGTGAGTTTAGCCAGATCTGGCTGCACAATTAAGTGCATCTGAACATAGACCAAGCGTCCCACCAAACCTCGTGAACGAATGTGGTAACAGTGCGTAACGCCCTCAACTTGGCGGGCAATTTGAGCCAAAACTTCAGGTGCGATCGCCGTCTGCTCTACCATCAGCGGGAACTGCCAACTGACCACTTGCCAGCAACTTCCGGCAGCTAGCAGCACCAGCACAATCGCCAGGAAGACATCAAGCCAACTAATACCCCACCACACGCCCACCAGTCCACCAATGACCAATAGGGTCAGCAACACATCTTTGAACAGTTGACCTGCATTAAAGCGTAGGGCAGGATGACTGAGAAGTCTCCCTTGGTAAAGACCCAAGATAGCCATGCCTATGCTCGTTACGACTAGAACGCCTAATACCTGCATTAAAGGCCAACTGACGCGAACTGGAGAGCTTCGGGTGTCTCCTAAAACCGCACCTATTAGCTGCTGAGCCGACAACCCAATTAAATTTAAACCCGCAAAGCCTAAAATGGCGATCAGCAGAAACGTGATTATGACATCACGTTTACTCTGACCGTAGATGGGGTAACCGTTGGGGCGATAAGCTTTCAGCGTGAGCAAACTTAGGAAGGTGCTGACGCTAGTGAGAAGCGTGTGCAACGACTCTGCCATGAGACTGAGCGATCGCACTCTCCAAGCGGCTGAAACTTTGACTGATAAAATGAGCAACATCAGCCAGAAAGAGGTGAATAAAATCAGACGAACTACCTGAGCGCGGTTTTGTCCTTCAGTCATGGCCTGATGCTGCATTTATCCAAACATTATCGATCATCACTCAGCTTGACTGTGTAATTCACGAGCGATAGTGATGCCTTGCACAAGACGCAACGCTGATGCTGTCCTTGCTAATCTTTTGTTTTCTAACCGCTCAAAGCTTATGCCAGAACCTTCTACAGCTCATCAGTCAGCTTCATTGGACGCTATTGACCTCGATGCTCTTGATATTCAACTCCTGGTATTGGATATTGATGGGACAATCGCCGGTCGATCTAACGAAATCAACGAACCAGTGTTGCAGGCAATCCGTTCGGCTCAGGCCAAGGGGATTCAGGTGGCGATCGCCACGGGTCGAATGTATTGTTCTGCCTTGCGCTTTCATCAAGCCGTTAATTCCACCCTACCCTTACTCGCTTACCAAGGCGCGTGGATTCAACACCCTGCAACCGAAAAGATTTATCAACATCTACCCGTCTCGCGCAGTACCGCAGAGCAATTGTTGGATTACTTCGAGAGTGAAGCGTTGCGCTCTCTGCTGTCCGTTCATTTCTATATCAACGACCAATTGTATGTTCGGGAAATCACCTCGGAAACAAAAATCTATGCCCAACGCTCCGGTATTCAACCCCAGCCCGTGGGTGACTTGCGTAATACTTTAAGCAATGAACCAACAAAAATTTTAGCCTTGAGTGATGACACGGCCATTATTGACCAACTCTGGGGGAGTTTGCGCCAACAATATACCCCAGCCGAGCTATATTTGACCAAGTCGGTGGCAACCTTCTTTGAAGCCACTCATCCTGCCGTCAATAAAGGGGCTGCTGTACGCTACCTAGCCGAAGAACTTCTGGGACTTCAAGCCCACAATGTGATGGCTATAGGTGATAATTTTAATGATGTGGAAATGCTCGAATACGCAGGTTTAGGCGTTGCGATGGGCAATGCACCAACCGAGGTACAAGCTCTAGCCCAGTGGGTTGCCCCGACGGTTGAACAAGATGGTGCAGCGGCTGCCATCGAAGCCTTTACGCTGTAACCCACCAACCCAAACAAGTTATAAAAATCAGAAAGGGAACCGACGACTGGCCGTGTTTCGTCTCGGTTCCCTGACTGGTTCGCTCCTCACACAACCAGAATGATACCTGAAAGTTGTTGATTTTGTCACTACCTGTGGCAAAAATTTTTTTGTTGTTATGTAAAAATATCTTCATAGCTCGATCGGAGCGGTTACATGCAGGTGGTTTTGTAGGAGCGATCGCAGCAACTTTTGAGTAATCCCCACTAACCCCAATCTCGCCTGAGCAAGCTGAGGAGTCTCGGTTTTGACCTCTCCCCAAATGCGGCAGGCGCTGTAGAATTTTTCAAACCCATGACTTAAAGCATTCGCCAGTTCGATCACACCGGCTGGAGTAGGCAGCGTCAGTTGCTCGGTTCCATCTAAAACCTGCGCTATCAACCCTCGTTCTGCCGGATGCTTTAACCGCAAGCGTATGGGTTCCCACTCCATCGGTGAGTTGCCATCAAGCCAGGGAATGGGGTTAGGCTCAACCCATGCCCAGTTTGGATTGATGCTGTCTAAGCCGCTCAAGTTAATTAACCTTTGTCGGTGTGCCAAGCGCAGGAGTGAGCAGCAGCGGGCATGAGCATATTGAACTCTAAACACAGAGTTAGCCTGGTTTGCTGGTTCAGTTCGCTGGCTTTGAGCAGGAATCTGAGGGTGTGGTGAGTATGGATGTTTAATTTCTGCTTCCCTATCCTCCGGTTCCCCTAGCCTGTGAACTGCTATTGACGAATCCTTGGCCCCATGTGATAAAACAAGGGGTATTTGAATCAACTGTTGTAACCAGGTGGCTAAACCGCGATCGCTTAGGCGAAACTGAATCCAGCCTGGAGAGAACACCTCAACGCTGAAGTCTAAGCACACTTGGCTAGGACTTGGAGGCTGAGTCTTGAAAGTTTGACTTTTGATGGCTTGCTGCCCCCAGTTGCCCGTTTCTGCATTAATCGTATTTTGAGCGCTGATTGCCATGCCCTCAGCCAATTGATGTGCGATGTCGAGGGGTGGCAACTGCCAGAGGGGTGCAAGCTGAAGTGCGATCGCAGAGCGATAAATGACTCCTCTATCATCAGACAAACGATGCACAGGAATCGTTTCAACCGTTATTTTAAACTTGTCAAGTAACTCATTTGTGACAAGACTCCTACCCAATAAAGCGCTCGAAGCTAAGATTTGTTGCTGCAAAACTGGCTTAATAGCGACAGAATTCCCCAACAAACTTATACTTAGTGACCAACAGTTGGAAGTATTTTTTGTTACTTTTGACTCCATGTAAGATCTAAAAAAACTGGCGTTTTGCTCACGCTATCGTATATGAATTCATCATCCTCCGCATCAGAGGCATCTCGACCATTTTTAACTTGGCAACGGATTATAGACTGGGCGCAGGAACATTACCGCTATCGGACTTTCAGTAAAGACGAGCGAATTCCCGCCCGTACTGGATTGTTGTATCTAGTACAGAGGGGGGCAATTCGGTTAGTGGGTACGGCGCAAGTGAGTGCGAGTACCGGCAAGACAGCGTCTAAATTATTGAATCCGACAGCCGATGAAACTTTTTTAGGCTTTGTGGGAGCGGGTCAACCCTTTGAAATTGTGGCGCAATCGCCATTTACGCTGCAAGCTTATTCTCACGTCGATCAAACTTCGGTGGTGTGGATGTACTGGCATGACTTGGACAATTGGCCTCACTTTCGTCGGGAAGTGTTAGATGCATTTCGGTATCAGCATCAGCGTAAATTATTGTGGCTGAGTACCTTAGGACAACGACGAACGATTGATCGACTATTGGGATTTCTTACGTTATTAATAGAAGAATTTGGTGAACCTTGTAGCAATGGATACTGTTTACCGTTCCCTTTAACCCATGCACAAATTGGTAGTGCGATTGGTTCTACTCGTGTGACGGTGACTCGTTTGATGGGCAAACTTCGGCAACGTGAACTGATTTGTACCAAAGGAGATAATTTGATTTGCTTACCATCTCAAGCCATAGAAATTTCTCATAATTAAACCATTTAAGTTGGGTAGCCTACCTAGCGGCATCTATGGCATAGTTAGGCTTTAATGCCCCAAACAGTGCGTAGCCTCGT contains:
- a CDS encoding Crp/Fnr family transcriptional regulator, encoding MNSSSSASEASRPFLTWQRIIDWAQEHYRYRTFSKDERIPARTGLLYLVQRGAIRLVGTAQVSASTGKTASKLLNPTADETFLGFVGAGQPFEIVAQSPFTLQAYSHVDQTSVVWMYWHDLDNWPHFRREVLDAFRYQHQRKLLWLSTLGQRRTIDRLLGFLTLLIEEFGEPCSNGYCLPFPLTHAQIGSAIGSTRVTVTRLMGKLRQRELICTKGDNLICLPSQAIEISHN
- a CDS encoding DALR anticodon-binding domain-containing protein, with protein sequence MGNSVAIKPVLQQQILASSALLGRSLVTNELLDKFKITVETIPVHRLSDDRGVIYRSAIALQLAPLWQLPPLDIAHQLAEGMAISAQNTINAETGNWGQQAIKSQTFKTQPPSPSQVCLDFSVEVFSPGWIQFRLSDRGLATWLQQLIQIPLVLSHGAKDSSIAVHRLGEPEDREAEIKHPYSPHPQIPAQSQRTEPANQANSVFRVQYAHARCCSLLRLAHRQRLINLSGLDSINPNWAWVEPNPIPWLDGNSPMEWEPIRLRLKHPAERGLIAQVLDGTEQLTLPTPAGVIELANALSHGFEKFYSACRIWGEVKTETPQLAQARLGLVGITQKLLRSLLQNHLHVTAPIEL
- a CDS encoding S-layer homology domain-containing protein, whose amino-acid sequence is MNLSLIASKSGLILAVVGIVLTEMTAGISASVASPTNASSMKFSGQEESVELAQQLSVSQMTKDKEEKTDKDDDDDKDDDDENESMAQECSCKDAVFKDVSQKTGVESSKLRIVKVEKETWSDGCLGLGDSNSMCTQSMVPGWRVIVASGSQSWVYRTNLAGTVAKWDEVATQTLASSQTTTQTTSRQEVITRTSETMQSVTGGSNQSSSQSSQAEGSTQMSEGVSTETQQQQTSMARRSSQVSFSDISESYWARGFIMELAQRGILTGFPDGKFYPDKPVTRGEFAALLASVFKKTKVRDAMSFRDVSASYWAYEGIREAYEMGFLGAASGSQFKPYQSLTRLQILTALTKGLNYTSSSSSIEQILAVYRDAGAIPAEARSLVAAATERGIVVNYPNSNTCSPNKVATRAEVAAFLYQAMVNNGEATEISSPYIVGKETKFREAGEMREVGGSDREKPRRQNCNQGIGNGAEGCDPGNSSPRGGSNDEGGRTPGNRPR
- a CDS encoding Cof-type HAD-IIB family hydrolase: MPEPSTAHQSASLDAIDLDALDIQLLVLDIDGTIAGRSNEINEPVLQAIRSAQAKGIQVAIATGRMYCSALRFHQAVNSTLPLLAYQGAWIQHPATEKIYQHLPVSRSTAEQLLDYFESEALRSLLSVHFYINDQLYVREITSETKIYAQRSGIQPQPVGDLRNTLSNEPTKILALSDDTAIIDQLWGSLRQQYTPAELYLTKSVATFFEATHPAVNKGAAVRYLAEELLGLQAHNVMAIGDNFNDVEMLEYAGLGVAMGNAPTEVQALAQWVAPTVEQDGAAAAIEAFTL
- a CDS encoding cation transporter, giving the protein MTEGQNRAQVVRLILFTSFWLMLLILSVKVSAAWRVRSLSLMAESLHTLLTSVSTFLSLLTLKAYRPNGYPIYGQSKRDVIITFLLIAILGFAGLNLIGLSAQQLIGAVLGDTRSSPVRVSWPLMQVLGVLVVTSIGMAILGLYQGRLLSHPALRFNAGQLFKDVLLTLLVIGGLVGVWWGISWLDVFLAIVLVLLAAGSCWQVVSWQFPLMVEQTAIAPEVLAQIARQVEGVTHCYHIRSRGLVGRLVYVQMHLIVQPDLAKLTPLIAERIETVIRERYGPVHVTFFIDDDMAAGANFNQSPPITEVKGKNDPMGRSN